A portion of the Cryptomeria japonica chromosome 5, Sugi_1.0, whole genome shotgun sequence genome contains these proteins:
- the LOC131875785 gene encoding endoglucanase 16-like gives MAKAMEALLAVVLLLFCGEWQVVRGEFDYRDALSKSILFLEAQRSGKLPQSQRVKWRGDSGLTDGKLQNVDLAGGYYDAGDNVKYGLPMAFTITTLAWGTLDNGKELKAAGEIQNARDAIRWGTDYFLKASATPNQLWVQVGDPQADHNCWERPEDMDTPRSLHKSDKDTPGSEIAAETAAALAASSIVFRFTNPRYSHLLLQRSQSLFSFADRYKGTYGGECPFYCSVSGYNDELLWAASWLYRATKSSYYSNYIIQQDDVNAYVNEFNWDLKYAGIQVLLTDLYFLGEAQFSAYRSNAERFVCSLLPGSPIRSVKTTPGGLLYVRDGANTQYVTSAAFLMARYSDLLSDKKRTLSCGNTLFKPNDVMGFAKLQIDYLLGRNPLGISYMVGYGSKYPRQPHHRGASVVSIHQQPRKIKCIEGFMNWFHKDSSNPNTLIGAIVGGPDKYDRFVDLRTKSSMLEPTTYIHSPLVGVLAKLYRMTCKTNTQC, from the exons ATGGCCAAGGCAATGGAAGCGCTTTTGGCAGTGGTGTTGTTGCTGTTTTGTGGTGAGTGGCAGGTGGTTCGTGGAGAATTCGATTACAGAGATGCTCTATCTAAGTCTATCCTCTTTCTAGAGGCCCAACGATCCGGTAAACTCCCACAATCTCAGCGAGTAAAGTGGAGAGGAGATTCTGGCCTCACAGATGGGAAGTTGCAAAAC GTTGATTTAGCTGGGGGTTACTACGATGCAGGCGATAACGTGAAATATGGGCTTCCCATGGCATTCACTATCACCACACTCGCTTGGGGCACACTGGATAATGGGAAAGAGTTGAAAGCTGCAGGAGAGATTCAGAATGCAAGGGACGCTATTAGATGGGGAACTGACTACTTTCTCAAGGCTAGTGCAACTCCAAATCAATTATGGGTTCAG GTGGGTGATCCCCAGGCAGACCATAATTGTTGGGAGCGTCCAGAAGATATGGACACTCCTCGATCTCTTCACAAGAGTGATAAAGACACCCCTGGATCAGAAATTGCAGCAGAAACGGCCGCAGCCTTGGCTGCCTCTTCCATTGTTTTCAGATTCACAAACCCTCGTTACTCACACCTTCTCCTCCAACGTTCTCAATCG CTCTTCAGTTTTGCCGATCGATACAAGGGCACCTACGGAGGAGAGTGTCCATTTTATTGCTCTGTTTCAGGCTACAAT GACGAGCTTCTATGGGCTGCATCTTGGCTATACAGAGCTACCAAATCCTCATATTATTCCAACTATATTATCCAGCAAGACGATGTAAACGCATATGTTAATGAAttcaactgggacctcaaatatgCTGGAATTCAAGTGCTTCTAACAGAC TTATATTTCCTAGGGGAAGCTCAATTCTCAGCCTATAGAAGTAATGCAGAACGCTTTGTTTGTTCACTTCTTCCAGGCAGTCCCATTCGTTCTGTTAAAACCACCCCAG GAGGTTTGTTGTATGTTAGAGATGGCGCCAACACTCAATATGTTACCAGTGCTGCTTTTTTGATGGCAAGATACAGCGATTTACTATCAGATAAGAAGCGAACATTGTCATGCGGCAACACTCTCTTTAAACCCAACGACGTTATGGGCTTCGCAAAGCTACAA ATTGATTATTTATTAGGAAGGAATCCTCTGGGCATTTCATATATGGTAGGATACGGTTCCAAATATCCAAGGCAACCACATCACAGAGGAGCATCTGTAGTTTCCATTCATCAACAACCAaggaagatcaaatgcattgaaggtTTTATGAACTGGTTTCACAAAGATTCTTCCAATCCAAACACACTAATTGGGGCAATAGTGGGGGGCCCAGATAAATATGATCGTTTTGTAGACCTCAGGACCAAATCTAGCATGCTTGAACCTACAACATACATACATTCTCCTCTTGTGGGTGTTCTTGCAAAATTGTACAGAATGACATGCAAAACTAACACGCAGTGTTGA